From the genome of Nocardia sp. NBC_01503, one region includes:
- a CDS encoding alpha/beta fold hydrolase, whose translation MRHSKSDRPDDSGASPHDLPDGAAPGDLPGAETPRGDRRTRRRLTIGAGILTGIAAVVGAVLVTPIVPSAEAEPALDGFYNQQPQWKSCDEPRLDKAGAQCADITVPLNYAAPRGETITVAISRIAATDTANRRGIILSNPGGPGGPGLDFGVDFGAAMTPEVKARYDLIGMDPRGIGRSSAVHCGWPRGFGLQSAGVDAVGYAESVATQTELAARCATTNGERLRYFTTRNTARDMDVIRGVLGEQKTSYYGTSYGTYLGAVYTEMFPERADRIVLDSAVDPARYGAVEMMRDMGVPNEAALDDWADSAAAKNAEYHLGGTREQVRATVMDLIRRSAEKPIRVGEFDVDEHALPMMLFTVLDDPRQYDVVSDMVRLFADAADGKPVNPDPGIIKSLAYMLKADPADGGAQMAIMCGDVEVPRDPAWYWRNIEAARATEPVFGAFANNITPCAFWAPPVEAPTVVNNSVPALIVQSTGDTRTSYGNAQGMHRALSASRMVTLENVAIHWIFGRYPNSCVYAAVNDYFRDGTLPANDMTCQRD comes from the coding sequence GTGCGCCACTCGAAGAGCGACCGCCCCGACGATTCCGGAGCGTCCCCGCATGATCTCCCCGACGGAGCGGCACCGGGCGATCTCCCCGGCGCGGAAACCCCGCGCGGCGACCGCCGGACCCGACGCCGACTGACCATCGGCGCGGGCATCCTGACCGGGATCGCCGCGGTGGTCGGCGCCGTGCTCGTCACCCCCATCGTCCCGTCCGCGGAGGCAGAACCCGCGCTGGACGGGTTCTACAATCAACAGCCGCAATGGAAGTCGTGCGACGAACCCCGCCTGGACAAGGCGGGCGCGCAGTGCGCCGATATCACCGTTCCATTGAATTACGCCGCACCGCGAGGCGAGACGATCACCGTCGCGATCTCCCGTATCGCCGCCACCGATACCGCGAACCGGCGCGGCATCATCCTGTCCAATCCGGGCGGCCCCGGCGGACCGGGTCTGGACTTCGGCGTCGACTTCGGCGCGGCCATGACCCCCGAGGTGAAGGCCCGTTACGACCTCATCGGCATGGATCCGCGCGGCATCGGCCGCTCCTCGGCCGTGCATTGCGGCTGGCCGCGCGGGTTCGGACTGCAATCGGCCGGTGTGGACGCCGTGGGTTATGCCGAATCCGTCGCCACGCAGACCGAACTCGCGGCGCGCTGTGCCACCACCAACGGAGAACGACTGCGGTACTTCACCACTCGCAATACCGCCCGCGATATGGATGTCATTCGCGGCGTCCTCGGCGAGCAGAAGACCAGCTACTACGGCACGTCCTACGGCACCTACCTGGGCGCGGTCTACACCGAGATGTTCCCCGAGCGCGCGGACCGCATCGTGCTGGACAGCGCGGTCGATCCGGCGCGCTACGGCGCGGTCGAGATGATGCGGGATATGGGCGTGCCGAATGAGGCCGCGCTGGACGACTGGGCGGACTCGGCCGCCGCGAAGAACGCCGAATACCACCTCGGCGGCACCCGCGAACAGGTGCGCGCGACCGTCATGGATCTCATTCGCCGTTCCGCCGAAAAACCCATCCGGGTGGGCGAATTCGATGTGGATGAGCACGCGCTGCCGATGATGCTGTTCACCGTGCTCGACGATCCGCGCCAGTACGACGTCGTCTCCGATATGGTCCGGCTCTTCGCCGACGCGGCCGACGGCAAACCGGTCAACCCGGATCCGGGGATCATCAAATCACTCGCCTACATGCTGAAGGCGGACCCGGCCGATGGTGGCGCGCAGATGGCCATCATGTGCGGCGATGTCGAGGTGCCTCGCGATCCGGCCTGGTACTGGCGCAATATCGAGGCGGCACGCGCCACCGAACCGGTGTTCGGCGCCTTCGCCAACAACATCACCCCGTGCGCCTTCTGGGCTCCACCCGTGGAAGCGCCCACGGTGGTGAACAATTCGGTGCCGGCCCTGATCGTGCAGTCGACCGGTGACACCCGCACCAGTTACGGCAATGCCCAGGGCATGCACCGGGCGCTGTCCGCCTCGCGCATGGTGACGCTGGAGAACGTGGCCATCCACTGGATCTTCGGCCGCTACCCGAACAGCTGTGTCTACGCGGCGGTCAACGACTACTTCCGGGACGGCACCCTGCCCGCGAATGACATGACCTGCCAGCGGGATTGA